The Halomicrobium zhouii region TCGGGTTCTCCCAGGGTGCGTGCCTGGCCTCGGAGACGGTCGCGCGCAACGCCCGCCGCTACGGTGGTCTAACCGTCCTCTCCGGCGGCCTCATTGGCCCCGAGGGGACCCCCCGCGACTACGAGGGCTCGCTCGACGAGACCCCGGTGTTCATCGGCTGTAGCGACCAAGACCCGCACATCCCGCTGGAGCGCGTCCACGAGACTGCGGAGGTGCTGGACGACCTCGGCGGGGACGTCGACGAGCGCATCTACGAGGGCATGGGCCACACCGTCAACGAGGACGAACTGGCGGCCGTGGACGAGATTATCGGTGATCTGGTGAACTGAGTCTGGGCCTGTCGGTACGTTCCGCTGTTTCCCGTTTCTGGGGGACCCAAACTCCTTTCTCCGCTACCTTCAGATAGCGAGAGAATTTCGCCGTTCACGGCACGGGGGATGTCACTTCTCTGATCGATACAGTGTGTAGAGGTCTCGTTTGGTCGGTCTCGAACTGGTGACGTGGCTGGAGACGACACTACCTCGAAAGCCCTCGGCGCGCTCGACTCGTGCGAACCCACTGCGCGCGCTCGTTCCTCGCGTGCTTGCGGGTTCGGACGTCGTCGAGCCCGCCTCGCCCTTTCATTCCGCCAGGATCAGCCTCGCTCGCGCGATAAAACGCGCTCGCGATTAGGGCCACCACTCCTCCCCGGTCGCGCCGCGTCCGCGGCGCGACACGCGTCCCTTCCGCAACCGCGCGGCGGTCGGCCGGGAGCGCGTTTCATCGCGCGACCAGGGGGAGGGCAGGGCTGCGGTCCCTGGAGGACTGAAAGGGCGAGGCGGGCTCGGGGAAGCCGGGCGATGCAAGGACCGCAGCCGAAGGCGAGGACCGCAGCGAGCCCCGCGACCCGAGCGCGCCGAGGGCTTTCTGGTTC contains the following coding sequences:
- a CDS encoding alpha/beta hydrolase codes for the protein MSDAIHADQPTRTAGAPLDEADAAVVMFHGRGATAQSVLSFGGEFDHDGVAYVAPQAARNTWYPQSFMAPMEQNEPWLSAALDRADQAVADVEEAGVPADRIVLLGFSQGACLASETVARNARRYGGLTVLSGGLIGPEGTPRDYEGSLDETPVFIGCSDQDPHIPLERVHETAEVLDDLGGDVDERIYEGMGHTVNEDELAAVDEIIGDLVN